The Chlamydiales bacterium genome has a segment encoding these proteins:
- the rpoN gene encoding RNA polymerase factor sigma-54: MNNLLLGQLPQVGVRQNQNLLLSMAMQQAFHVLQMPIMELEHWLKNEIEQNPVLEYEDRIDEEEEKELDFDQNRPGAFEMVDQESEAPLFEEQMHELSLFAHLMVQAEMALSPEELKVAELLIGNLDERGFLSTPLSTLFSKDELSLAELVLSKVQTFDPPGVAACSLKESLLLQLCLKGKEHTLAYSLIELHFEELVHNRLPLLQKKLGCTSEELQKAIFQEIANLDLHPASRFNLDPVQPIIPDLILSKEEEEWKVEVNEEALPSFRVAPVFLDASENPSQENRFFRRQIAAARWLERILEKRRKTLQEIGAFLIKKQAAFLNGETSAPLPLMMQELTTALSLHHSTIVRAVSSKYVLCRQGLLPLRSFFTHSIQKESSAEVSSEQVKEILRALVEKEDKHSPLSDQALSKRIQREGIPVARRTVTKYRKALRIASATARKNHF, from the coding sequence GCGTTCGCCAAAACCAGAATCTCCTTCTCTCCATGGCAATGCAGCAGGCTTTTCATGTCTTGCAGATGCCCATCATGGAGCTCGAACACTGGTTAAAAAACGAGATCGAGCAGAACCCGGTTTTGGAATATGAAGATCGGATAGATGAAGAGGAGGAAAAAGAGCTCGACTTCGACCAGAATCGGCCTGGAGCGTTTGAGATGGTGGATCAAGAGTCTGAAGCCCCGCTTTTCGAAGAGCAGATGCATGAGCTCTCTCTCTTTGCACACCTCATGGTCCAAGCAGAGATGGCGCTCTCTCCAGAAGAGCTCAAGGTTGCAGAGCTATTAATCGGGAATCTAGATGAGAGAGGCTTTCTCAGCACACCTCTCTCTACACTCTTCTCTAAAGATGAGCTTAGCCTTGCCGAGCTCGTCCTCAGCAAGGTTCAAACATTTGATCCTCCAGGCGTTGCAGCCTGCAGTTTAAAAGAGTCTCTTCTTCTTCAGCTGTGTTTGAAGGGAAAAGAACATACTCTTGCCTACTCTCTGATTGAGCTTCATTTTGAAGAGCTCGTCCACAATCGCCTCCCTCTTCTCCAAAAAAAACTTGGCTGCACAAGTGAAGAGCTTCAAAAAGCGATCTTCCAGGAGATTGCAAACTTAGATCTACATCCCGCTTCGCGTTTTAATCTCGATCCCGTTCAGCCCATCATCCCCGATCTAATTCTTTCGAAAGAGGAAGAGGAGTGGAAGGTAGAGGTTAACGAGGAGGCTCTTCCCTCCTTTCGCGTGGCTCCCGTTTTTCTTGATGCGAGCGAGAATCCTTCGCAAGAGAATCGTTTCTTTAGACGCCAGATTGCCGCGGCAAGGTGGCTCGAGCGGATCCTGGAAAAAAGACGTAAAACACTCCAAGAGATCGGCGCTTTTCTGATTAAAAAACAGGCGGCATTTTTAAACGGAGAGACCAGCGCGCCTCTTCCTCTAATGATGCAAGAGCTAACAACAGCGCTTTCGCTTCACCACTCGACGATTGTCCGCGCAGTCTCGAGCAAGTATGTTCTCTGCAGGCAGGGGCTTCTACCTCTGCGCAGCTTCTTCACCCACTCTATCCAAAAAGAGAGCAGCGCTGAAGTCTCCTCAGAACAGGTGAAAGAGATCTTGCGCGCACTCGTGGAAAAAGAGGATAAACACTCTCCCCTTTCAGATCAGGCTCTCTCAAAGCGCATTCAGCGCGAAGGGATCCCTGTTGCAAGACGCACAGTCACTAAGTATAGAAAAGCGCTAAGAATCGCCTCCGCTACCGCCCGCAAGAATCACTTTTAA